The Salvia miltiorrhiza cultivar Shanhuang (shh) chromosome 2, IMPLAD_Smil_shh, whole genome shotgun sequence DNA window ttaatgaatctttatatgaaatgtaataattaattaattaatacatgaagattatatatggtaaattattgaaatggaGCAATTATAagcatgccacataggttaaggtttaatcctattataaagaagattctAATCAAATCAAACCAAATGAATTCAGTTCAATTTGGGTaaaaattagtattattttaaatacatGTAGAATACTTGTACATCATCATAAGATATTTTGTTACACTAATACAAAGCTCAATcactataaattcacaatttaaaatgAGCAAATTAGGATCCACACCGAGCTAAtttgattttcaaattttcGAACACCCAAACCGAtagaaaattgaataaaatcattaatttcggttcgattttccAAGTCCGGTTCAGATTAGCTCAACGTCTCACGTTAAGGCCTATGGCTAATATTTGAGGGTATATTGGTCAGTTCAAGTAACATTATCTGCATACTACAAACTCCGACTCTTGCCTAACGCCTATCCAAACCACTCCGAAGTGAACCACCACCATCAATGGCGATGGCTACCTCTATTTCTGCTCTTACCTCATCCTTGTCTTCACTCTCTTTCTCCTCCCAAATCTCTCAGAAACCTATCCACTCCCTGTCTTTTCCTTCGCCCAAACCCCTCTCTCTGAAAACCGCCTCCTCCAGATTTCCCGCTCTCGTCGTCGCTGCCTCCTCCGCCGTCGCTGACCCGACCATTGACACGGATGACTTGAAGAAGTTGGTCAAGTCAAGGCTTCCTGGTGGATTTGCGGCCCAGACCATAATCGGCACCGGTCGACGGAAATGCGCCATTGCAAGGGTTGTTCTTCAGGAAGGCTCCggcaaaattattattaattatcgAGATGCTAAGGTAATTCACTTTTCCTGCTtgcaatttattaatttttatggcAATTTGTGTATTCAACGAAAATTATTGACTTTGGATTATTCGCCCTACGAAATTAGTTGTAGCTGCTGTAATGCAGTTTAAGGAAGGTGAAATGTGAAATGTGAAATGTG harbors:
- the LOC131010420 gene encoding 30S ribosomal protein S9, chloroplastic — encoded protein: MAMATSISALTSSLSSLSFSSQISQKPIHSLSFPSPKPLSLKTASSRFPALVVAASSAVADPTIDTDDLKKLVKSRLPGGFAAQTIIGTGRRKCAIARVVLQEGSGKIIINYRDAKEYLQGNPLWLQYVKTPLVTLGYESSYDVFVKAHGGGLSGQAQAICLGVARALLKVSDSHRSPLKQEGLLTRDSRVVERKKAGLRKARKRPQFSKR